Proteins from a genomic interval of Sphingobacterium sp. SYP-B4668:
- a CDS encoding putative Ig domain-containing protein, with translation MNRTIQLFIAVIFLSNCTSPTRSRDYFGQAYPDTIPLVFAPDVISKMGRLEHGISFAPDGKELIFGILNKDDWSGEIFNSEKANEKWNEPLLFEPLKNKSVYLPYFSPDGNSLLYAQSKSATDHLNTDIWMLRKINGIWSAPTLLPDSIRSESREANASMTSDGTIYFSSNRNCYGKDGCYTADLFYTRQKENRYQEVELISKLSSPNDEESVFISPKEEYLIFCRYTDSITAVDLYISYRDIHKNWMGPERIDSTINSKDWDRRPYVSIDNKFLFFTRLQIVENRLAESDIFWVRTSKLFKPFVFHPIPDTTLQMGRAFEINLPRDYFRDVDDEKLTYCISQNQPAWLNFDSEKMKLSGRPTMEGEFELTLTATDNSSNRTDSKIRITVKK, from the coding sequence ATGAACCGAACCATCCAACTATTTATCGCTGTTATTTTCCTTTCTAACTGTACCTCGCCAACCCGATCAAGGGATTATTTCGGGCAGGCTTATCCGGATACGATTCCCCTTGTTTTTGCGCCAGATGTCATTTCAAAGATGGGGAGATTAGAGCATGGAATTTCATTTGCGCCGGATGGAAAGGAGTTAATATTTGGGATATTAAATAAGGACGATTGGAGTGGAGAAATCTTTAATTCTGAAAAGGCTAATGAAAAATGGAATGAACCGCTGCTTTTCGAACCATTAAAAAATAAATCAGTATATCTACCCTATTTTTCTCCAGATGGCAACTCCCTCCTTTATGCTCAAAGCAAATCTGCTACGGACCACCTCAACACGGATATTTGGATGCTTAGAAAGATTAATGGTATATGGAGCGCACCAACATTATTACCTGATTCGATACGCTCAGAAAGCAGGGAGGCAAATGCCAGTATGACCTCCGATGGCACCATCTATTTTTCCTCCAACAGAAACTGTTACGGGAAGGATGGTTGCTACACCGCTGACTTGTTCTATACCAGACAGAAGGAAAACCGATATCAAGAAGTAGAGCTGATTTCCAAATTGTCTTCACCAAATGATGAGGAAAGTGTCTTCATATCCCCAAAGGAAGAGTACCTGATTTTTTGCAGGTATACAGATAGTATTACAGCAGTCGATCTATACATCAGTTATCGGGATATCCATAAAAATTGGATGGGGCCCGAACGAATTGATTCGACCATAAATTCGAAAGATTGGGATAGGAGGCCATATGTAAGTATCGACAATAAATTCCTTTTCTTTACACGCTTGCAGATCGTTGAAAATAGATTAGCCGAATCAGATATCTTTTGGGTCAGAACGTCGAAATTGTTTAAACCATTTGTTTTTCACCCAATCCCGGACACTACCCTTCAGATGGGAAGAGCATTCGAAATAAATCTTCCAAGAGATTATTTCAGAGACGTTGACGATGAAAAGCTGACGTATTGCATTAGTCAAAATCAACCAGCATGGCTAAATTTTGACAGCGAAAAAATGAAATTATCAGGGCGACCTACAATGGAAGGAGAATTTGAGTTGACGTTGACAGCCACTGACAATTCATCTAACAGGACGGATAGTAAGATTAGGATCACTGTTAAAAAGTAA
- a CDS encoding DinB family protein — MIDASFDCKILRASRTRLFQLIEDCEEHILFQIPETFNNNIIWQIGHCITTQQRHMYMRSGLPMYISSEFEECFKIGSSPASWNTPPDVEELKHLLLDTVDKLEVDLESNLFINYTPFELPIGFQVKNHIHALKASNYHEAEHSGKILTYLKLLSRI; from the coding sequence ATGATAGATGCATCTTTCGACTGCAAAATTTTAAGAGCAAGCAGGACTAGATTATTCCAATTAATTGAAGACTGTGAGGAGCATATCCTGTTCCAGATTCCCGAAACCTTCAACAATAATATAATTTGGCAAATAGGCCATTGTATTACAACCCAACAAAGACATATGTATATGCGTAGTGGCTTACCCATGTACATTTCCTCTGAATTCGAGGAGTGTTTTAAAATTGGGTCGTCTCCAGCATCTTGGAATACACCTCCAGATGTTGAAGAGCTGAAGCACCTATTGCTCGATACGGTAGATAAGCTTGAAGTAGATCTTGAATCTAATCTATTTATTAACTATACGCCCTTTGAGTTACCAATCGGATTTCAAGTAAAGAATCATATCCACGCACTTAAAGCCTCAAATTACCATGAGGCAGAGCACAGTGGTAAGATTCTTACCTATTTGAAGTTGTTGAGCAGAATTTGA
- a CDS encoding sensor histidine kinase encodes MSLILLVGVCNNSLQGQIRQIEQELEGLPLIKDSVALINSLNKLGVLYRVRNADSCFYYGVKAKAMAANIHYERGQTEASHSIAFAFYKRGLYAESLELLGKVLSQYEELHDTEKIIQVHLDMGSVLNKDVSDRKKIVSLLQKTIQMGETLKKDSIMSKVYAHYCLRNADLPQDSVQYYMDKSTEIARRYKNEEMLIYNQLWYCDLLFSKGQLQEVLPLTRQSLLEARRTGNTDLMINALFLLTGIYENDPKKALAYLYQAYEVAKQGGDSSLEIYILHSALEVAKQLGDKDEIINVYSDLDKSITADWEKSKEFIKDYVEYNAVQDQNKLLSEKNAQRALWLLIISISAAMIVLTIYLIMLRRDRKAKAQIEALNDVADMQIMTMEEAKHKAVKEEQQRLGQDLHDGLSSSLAAIRYQVELLMMDTADVDLKKKLNMLQTEVGNAYKAARNKSHEWFSAGDEQQEQSFEKQILLLTDHSLPNSRYYKNIHIDTNTLSGVGMDTRIALLRIIQEAITNIIKHAKAKHVGILIYEEDDNLLLTINDDGIGLDEKKVNIGRSTIGLKSIRRRVQYLNGEIKINSNAKGTEINVSIPLEQS; translated from the coding sequence TTGTCCCTAATTCTCTTAGTTGGTGTTTGTAACAACTCCTTACAAGGTCAAATCCGGCAGATCGAGCAGGAATTAGAAGGCCTACCTTTAATCAAAGACAGTGTCGCCCTGATCAACAGTTTAAACAAACTGGGCGTACTTTACCGGGTCAGAAATGCAGATAGCTGCTTTTATTATGGGGTTAAGGCCAAAGCTATGGCTGCCAATATACATTACGAAAGGGGACAAACGGAAGCAAGCCATTCTATTGCCTTTGCTTTTTATAAAAGGGGGCTATATGCAGAATCATTGGAGTTGCTTGGAAAAGTATTATCTCAGTATGAAGAACTTCATGATACCGAAAAAATCATTCAGGTACACCTGGATATGGGCAGTGTTTTGAACAAAGATGTCTCCGATAGGAAAAAGATTGTTTCACTTTTGCAAAAGACTATCCAAATGGGGGAAACACTGAAAAAAGATAGTATCATGTCCAAGGTATATGCACATTATTGCCTCCGAAACGCGGACCTTCCCCAAGATAGCGTCCAATACTACATGGACAAATCCACAGAGATTGCACGTCGCTACAAAAATGAAGAAATGCTGATTTACAATCAATTATGGTACTGCGATTTGTTGTTTTCAAAAGGTCAATTACAGGAGGTTTTACCGCTTACAAGACAGTCGTTACTGGAGGCAAGACGTACGGGCAACACAGACCTGATGATCAACGCACTCTTTCTCCTGACAGGAATTTACGAAAACGACCCTAAAAAAGCGCTTGCGTATCTTTATCAGGCTTATGAAGTGGCAAAACAGGGTGGAGACAGCTCGTTAGAAATTTACATTTTACATAGTGCTTTAGAAGTTGCAAAACAATTAGGAGATAAAGACGAAATCATCAATGTCTATTCCGACCTAGATAAGTCGATTACGGCAGATTGGGAAAAATCAAAAGAGTTTATCAAGGATTATGTCGAATACAATGCTGTACAGGACCAAAATAAGCTGTTAAGTGAAAAAAATGCGCAACGAGCCCTATGGTTGCTGATTATTTCGATCTCGGCAGCGATGATCGTACTGACCATCTATCTAATCATGCTCCGTCGGGACAGAAAGGCGAAAGCTCAGATAGAGGCGCTCAACGACGTTGCAGATATGCAAATCATGACTATGGAAGAGGCTAAACACAAAGCGGTAAAGGAGGAGCAACAACGGCTTGGACAAGATCTTCATGACGGCCTTTCATCGTCTCTTGCCGCCATCAGATATCAAGTGGAACTACTAATGATGGATACCGCTGATGTTGACCTGAAAAAGAAATTAAATATGCTCCAAACGGAAGTAGGAAATGCTTATAAAGCAGCGCGGAACAAAAGCCATGAATGGTTCAGTGCCGGTGACGAACAACAAGAACAGTCTTTTGAAAAACAAATTCTGTTGCTAACCGATCACTCTCTGCCTAATAGCAGATACTACAAGAATATCCATATCGACACCAACACCTTATCCGGCGTTGGTATGGACACACGAATAGCTTTACTCCGTATTATCCAAGAGGCCATCACCAATATTATTAAACATGCCAAAGCTAAACATGTAGGTATTCTGATCTATGAGGAAGATGATAACTTATTATTAACGATCAATGATGATGGAATAGGCTTAGATGAAAAGAAAGTTAACATAGGAAGGTCTACGATAGGCTTGAAGTCCATTCGCCGTCGCGTTCAATATCTAAATGGTGAAATTAAAATAAATTCGAATGCCAAGGGCACTGAAATAAATGTATCTATCCCGCTGGAGCAATCCTGA
- a CDS encoding sigma-70 family RNA polymerase sigma factor codes for MPDQTLISITDFDDVYEKWNKKVYQYALSKTSSSYIAEETVQRVFIKLWDNLFHKKVAIEIESQLFCIARTTLLDIVKEERKRKMVLETQYIQVDVPTPSELYRLKEISVHFERAVQRMPASRRRVFLLSRLENLSYKEIADRLAISPKTVENHIALALRALKKTLFLFISYIIFFLK; via the coding sequence ATGCCTGACCAAACCTTAATTTCGATTACGGATTTTGATGATGTATATGAGAAATGGAATAAAAAGGTTTATCAATACGCGTTGAGCAAAACTTCTTCGTCTTACATTGCGGAGGAAACGGTCCAACGGGTATTCATCAAACTTTGGGATAACCTTTTTCATAAGAAAGTAGCTATCGAAATAGAGTCTCAGCTATTTTGCATAGCCCGTACTACATTATTGGATATCGTGAAAGAGGAGCGGAAGCGAAAAATGGTTTTGGAAACGCAATACATACAGGTAGATGTACCGACTCCGTCAGAGTTATATCGACTGAAAGAGATCAGCGTACATTTCGAGCGGGCAGTGCAACGGATGCCCGCATCTAGAAGGAGGGTATTCCTACTAAGTCGACTGGAGAATCTCAGCTATAAAGAAATTGCAGATCGATTAGCCATCTCCCCCAAGACAGTGGAAAATCATATTGCTTTGGCATTGAGGGCGTTAAAGAAGACTCTTTTCCTTTTTATCAGCTATATAATATTTTTTTTAAAATAA
- a CDS encoding FecR family protein, translating to MKITTDLINRYLNNQCSAEEAEYLEDYIQYLGTSLDQVLPREEWDSTGADLNYEGQDKIRAKVLVAIQQKKKSAFRKRLILSLSKAASILVFLIGSYLGMSPFRDTLPLDRVKSTDVAVPIPVASNLYYINSGNENMVLTASDGSIITLYPKSEIKYAEDFSHLDERILYLKGKAKFEVAKDKNKPFRVHSTSVTTTALGTIFIVDELKSTQTQIKLLEGKIEVKAEDLNKTKTLVRTYQPNEEITLDHNDLRILEEVKARTVGMDRGGYFLQNTDAIQFKNIALEDVLNILMQNYDIKLHYDKGKIKDKYYSGTFRNKGHVYQEIIKELNYLHHADINYTNP from the coding sequence ATGAAGATTACTACGGATTTAATCAATCGCTATCTAAATAATCAGTGTTCTGCCGAAGAAGCAGAGTATCTTGAGGATTATATTCAATATTTAGGGACCTCACTCGATCAGGTATTGCCTCGAGAAGAATGGGATTCGACAGGAGCGGACTTAAATTATGAGGGGCAAGATAAAATCCGGGCGAAGGTACTGGTCGCTATACAACAAAAAAAGAAATCTGCATTTAGAAAGAGATTGATATTGTCCCTCTCCAAGGCCGCATCAATCCTTGTTTTCTTAATCGGATCTTATCTAGGGATGAGTCCATTCCGAGATACCTTGCCATTGGATCGAGTTAAATCGACTGATGTTGCTGTCCCGATTCCCGTAGCTAGCAATCTTTACTATATTAATTCTGGCAATGAAAACATGGTGTTGACCGCCAGTGACGGCTCCATTATCACCTTGTATCCTAAATCGGAAATCAAATATGCTGAAGATTTCAGCCATTTGGATGAAAGGATTTTGTATCTCAAGGGAAAGGCCAAGTTTGAAGTTGCGAAAGATAAAAATAAGCCCTTTCGTGTACATTCAACCAGTGTGACCACCACTGCTTTAGGAACGATATTCATTGTTGATGAATTGAAGTCTACGCAAACACAAATCAAATTATTGGAAGGTAAAATAGAAGTTAAAGCAGAAGACTTGAACAAGACCAAGACGCTAGTCCGCACTTATCAACCCAATGAAGAAATCACGCTAGACCATAACGATCTACGGATACTCGAAGAAGTAAAAGCACGTACGGTCGGTATGGATCGTGGGGGCTATTTTCTCCAAAATACTGATGCTATCCAATTCAAGAATATCGCCTTAGAAGATGTACTGAATATCTTGATGCAAAACTATGACATCAAGTTGCACTACGACAAGGGCAAAATCAAAGACAAATACTACAGCGGCACCTTCCGAAACAAAGGCCATGTCTATCAGGAAATTATTAAAGAACTCAATTACTTGCACCATGCGGATATAAACTATACCAATCCATAA